One part of the Dysgonomonadaceae bacterium PH5-43 genome encodes these proteins:
- a CDS encoding large subunit ribosomal protein L25 (product_source=KO:K02897; cath_funfam=2.170.120.20,2.40.240.10; cog=COG1825; ko=KO:K02897; pfam=PF01386,PF14693; superfamily=50715; tigrfam=TIGR00731), whose protein sequence is MKTFNLEGSLRDLTGKKAAKAYRKESLVPCVLYGGETVVHFSVEKEGIRKMIYSPEVFITNLTIDGKTCTAILKDAQYHPVTDELLHADFLQIFEDKPVVYAIPVVLEGLAEGVKAGGKLSLEMRKLKVKGLYKNFPEKLVINITNLGLGKTIQVGALSFDNLELLNAKDNVVAAVKLTRAARGAAAKQQS, encoded by the coding sequence ATGAAAACATTTAATTTAGAAGGATCTCTAAGAGACCTAACAGGTAAAAAAGCTGCAAAAGCTTATCGTAAAGAATCATTAGTACCTTGCGTATTATACGGAGGTGAAACTGTTGTACACTTCTCTGTAGAAAAAGAAGGTATCCGTAAAATGATTTACTCTCCTGAAGTATTTATTACTAATCTTACTATCGACGGTAAAACTTGTACTGCTATCCTTAAAGACGCTCAGTATCACCCAGTAACAGACGAATTACTTCACGCAGACTTTTTACAAATATTCGAAGACAAACCTGTGGTTTATGCTATACCTGTTGTTCTTGAAGGACTTGCAGAAGGTGTTAAAGCTGGGGGTAAACTTTCTCTTGAAATGAGAAAACTTAAAGTTAAAGGACTATACAAAAACTTCCCTGAAAAGTTAGTTATCAACATTACTAACTTAGGCTTAGGAAAAACAATCCAAGTAGGTGCTTTATCTTTCGACAATTTAGAATTATTAAACGCTAAAGATAACGTTGTTGCAGCTGTTAAGCTTACTCGTGCTGCTCGTGGTGCTGCTGCAAAACAACAATCGTAA
- a CDS encoding PTH1 family peptidyl-tRNA hydrolase (product_source=KO:K01056; cath_funfam=3.40.50.1470; cog=COG0193; ko=KO:K01056; pfam=PF01195; superfamily=53178; tigrfam=TIGR00447) codes for MKYLIAGLGNIGREYENTRHNIGFMILDALAKASNVVFTDKRYGAVAEMKIKNKQLILLKPSTYMNLSGNAVRYWLQKENIPVENLLILVDDIALPFGSLRLKTKGSDAGHNGLKHIQETLGSSTYSRLRFGIGNDYPTGCQIDYVLGEFSEEEQKLLPERISKSSDIIKSFALAGAQITMNQYNKK; via the coding sequence ATGAAGTATTTAATTGCTGGCTTAGGAAACATAGGTCGGGAATACGAAAATACTCGCCATAATATAGGTTTTATGATATTGGACGCTTTAGCTAAAGCGTCCAATGTTGTTTTTACAGATAAACGTTATGGCGCTGTAGCCGAAATGAAAATCAAAAACAAACAGCTAATACTGCTTAAGCCTTCTACCTATATGAACTTAAGCGGAAATGCTGTTCGCTATTGGCTGCAAAAAGAAAACATTCCCGTAGAAAACCTATTAATATTAGTAGACGACATAGCTTTGCCGTTTGGCTCTTTGCGCCTAAAAACCAAAGGTAGCGATGCCGGACACAATGGATTAAAACACATTCAAGAAACTTTAGGGTCTTCGACTTATAGTCGTTTACGTTTTGGCATAGGTAACGACTACCCTACTGGCTGTCAGATAGATTATGTTTTGGGAGAATTCTCTGAAGAAGAACAAAAACTACTACCCGAAAGAATAAGCAAATCAAGCGATATTATAAAAAGCTTTGCTCTTGCTGGCGCACAAATAACAATGAATCAGTACAATAAAAAATGA
- a CDS encoding ribosome-associated heat shock protein Hsp15 (product_source=KO:K04762; cath_funfam=3.10.290.10; cog=COG1188; ko=KO:K04762; pfam=PF01479; smart=SM00363; superfamily=55174), which produces MNEARIDKWLWATRIFKTRSIAVEECKKNRVLINNTAVKPSRMIKVGDIIDVKKPPITYKYKVLALTTNRLGAKLVPEYLENITPEEQYEILELQKINGFINRAKGTGRPTKKERRDLDSFINE; this is translated from the coding sequence ATGAACGAAGCTCGCATCGACAAATGGCTATGGGCAACTCGCATCTTCAAAACAAGAAGTATTGCCGTTGAAGAATGCAAGAAAAACAGAGTGTTGATAAACAACACTGCCGTTAAGCCTTCGCGAATGATTAAAGTTGGCGACATTATAGATGTTAAGAAACCGCCAATAACATACAAATACAAAGTGCTTGCCCTCACCACAAATAGATTAGGCGCGAAATTAGTTCCAGAATATTTAGAAAACATTACCCCCGAAGAACAATACGAAATACTGGAACTTCAAAAAATCAATGGATTTATAAATAGAGCCAAAGGAACTGGCAGACCAACCAAGAAAGAACGCCGCGATTTAGACAGTTTTATCAACGAATAA